From a region of the Candidatus Brocadia sp. genome:
- a CDS encoding GatB/YqeY domain-containing protein, which translates to MNLKERVTEELKSAMKAQDKLRTSVLRMILADIKIADTSGKPNDQIDYVDVARGYCKKLKKSREEYEKLHLPEKVKELDGEIAIVEEYLPKQLSDDEIRKIVNEVIETNKYTAKEMGLAMKLIMGKHGDKVDGKKVQGYLKERLKC; encoded by the coding sequence ATGAATCTGAAAGAGCGGGTAACGGAAGAATTGAAAAGCGCCATGAAGGCACAGGACAAATTAAGGACATCGGTACTGCGCATGATCCTTGCCGATATTAAGATTGCAGATACGTCAGGGAAGCCTAATGACCAAATTGACTATGTGGACGTTGCTCGTGGGTACTGTAAGAAATTAAAGAAATCCCGTGAGGAGTATGAGAAACTGCATCTGCCCGAAAAAGTGAAGGAGTTGGACGGAGAGATTGCAATTGTCGAGGAATACCTGCCGAAACAATTATCAGATGATGAAATCCGGAAGATCGTAAACGAAGTCATTGAAACGAATAAATATACCGCAAAGGAGATGGGTCTGGCAATGAAACTCATCATGGGTAAACACGGAGACAAAGTCGATGGTAAAAAGGTACAAGGATATCTAAAAGAAAGACTGAAATGCTGA
- the mraY gene encoding phospho-N-acetylmuramoyl-pentapeptide-transferase: MKRLRALKVGEDTSKTDSEELKRMHSDKKNTPTMGGIIVIAAIVVSTLLWCNLYNEYILLLLFTLIWFGVLGFIDDYIKLTQSKAAGLTDISKLLFQSALGLILGLILYFHMKKFTWGTHLVIPLMKDFQPDLGPFYVIVVAFFIVGMSNAVNLTDGLDGLAIGCGIIAGIAFAIIAYLSGRVDFSDYLRIPYIPGSGELSVFCAALVGGGLGFLWYNCFPAQVFMGDTGSLTLGGVLGLVAIIVKQEVLMIIIGGIFIAEAVSVLMQVSFYKMTKKRIFRCAPLHHHFQFKGWHESKVTIRFWVITALLAVGSFMLL; encoded by the coding sequence ATCAAAAGGCTTCGGGCGTTAAAGGTAGGCGAAGATACCTCAAAAACTGACTCAGAAGAGCTCAAACGTATGCATTCTGACAAAAAAAATACCCCGACCATGGGGGGAATTATTGTTATTGCAGCCATAGTAGTTTCGACGCTCCTTTGGTGTAATCTATATAATGAATATATCCTGTTGCTCCTGTTTACCCTGATATGGTTCGGTGTCCTTGGGTTTATCGATGATTATATTAAGCTGACACAGTCGAAGGCCGCAGGCCTGACGGATATTTCAAAATTATTGTTTCAGTCAGCGTTAGGGCTTATTTTGGGATTGATATTATATTTTCACATGAAAAAATTTACCTGGGGAACACACCTTGTTATTCCTTTGATGAAAGATTTTCAGCCTGATTTAGGGCCTTTTTACGTTATCGTGGTCGCTTTTTTTATCGTGGGGATGTCAAATGCCGTGAATCTTACGGATGGTCTGGATGGCCTGGCAATAGGATGCGGCATTATTGCGGGAATAGCTTTTGCCATTATTGCCTATCTTTCAGGCAGGGTGGATTTTAGTGATTATTTAAGGATTCCCTATATTCCCGGCAGTGGGGAACTGAGTGTTTTTTGTGCTGCACTTGTGGGAGGCGGCCTGGGGTTCTTGTGGTATAACTGTTTTCCCGCACAAGTTTTTATGGGGGATACCGGATCACTCACCTTAGGGGGGGTGCTAGGGTTAGTTGCGATTATTGTAAAACAAGAGGTGCTCATGATTATTATTGGTGGCATCTTTATTGCGGAAGCAGTTTCTGTCCTCATGCAAGTGTCCTTCTATAAGATGACAAAAAAAAGGATTTTCCGTTGTGCTCCCTTGCATCATCACTTCCAGTTTAAAGGCTGGCATGAGTCGAAGGTGACGATCAGGTTTTGGGTGATCACTGCCTTGCTGGCAGTTGGTAGTTTTATGTTATTGTAA
- the murF gene encoding UDP-N-acetylmuramoyl-tripeptide--D-alanyl-D-alanine ligase produces the protein MEALYFSEIVEAVDGQTLSGGKNVRVTGVSTDSRTVQTGDIFFALQGERVDGHRYVVPAVKSGAVCAVVSCSENIDWGEVHFPLIRVKETVTALGDLARYYRKKLPTRIIAITGSNGKTTTKEMTYHVLSHFGSGVRSQKSFNNYIGVPVSIFEIENKHQYGILEMGTNAPGEIRRLSEIGAPEVAVILNVSQTHLEGLGSIEGVASAKGEILENLSREGAFVYNADNLWCVRIADGFKGKKVSFGFSPHAQIRCTNAKKEGAGYRLVINERLEMYLPVPGYHNINNCLASFAVCHALGHDIYQPKEVFSSFRLPHMRIEHQRMGNITFINDAYNANPESVRAALDYLKEIDVKGRKVFICGDMLELGTKAVQFHREIGERVAGLGIDALWTVGKYAAEIAKAAKLAGMPERCVLSFQDVADITVSEMNEFREDDTVLIKGSRGMHMEKIIEKYKMARKGCIHSTSDALIGI, from the coding sequence ATGGAAGCCCTGTATTTCAGTGAAATTGTAGAGGCTGTCGACGGGCAAACATTGTCTGGCGGAAAAAACGTGCGGGTAACCGGTGTTTCGACAGACAGTCGAACCGTTCAAACCGGTGATATTTTTTTTGCCCTGCAAGGGGAACGTGTTGATGGCCACCGCTACGTCGTACCGGCGGTAAAGTCCGGGGCCGTGTGCGCCGTGGTTTCATGTTCTGAGAACATTGATTGGGGAGAGGTGCATTTTCCGCTGATTCGTGTAAAAGAAACGGTAACCGCGCTTGGAGATTTGGCAAGGTATTACCGCAAAAAATTACCGACAAGGATTATTGCTATTACCGGAAGTAACGGAAAAACAACTACAAAAGAAATGACGTATCATGTGCTGTCACATTTTGGCTCGGGGGTGCGGTCGCAGAAGAGCTTTAATAATTATATTGGTGTGCCGGTATCAATATTTGAAATAGAAAATAAGCATCAATATGGGATACTTGAAATGGGTACAAATGCACCGGGGGAAATACGACGTCTGTCTGAAATTGGCGCGCCAGAGGTTGCGGTAATTCTGAATGTTTCTCAAACGCACCTGGAAGGTCTTGGAAGTATCGAGGGGGTTGCATCGGCAAAAGGGGAAATACTGGAAAATCTCAGCAGGGAAGGGGCATTTGTATATAATGCTGATAATCTCTGGTGTGTTAGGATTGCCGATGGATTTAAAGGGAAAAAAGTAAGCTTCGGTTTTAGCCCTCATGCGCAGATACGATGTACAAACGCAAAGAAAGAAGGCGCTGGATATCGTTTGGTAATTAACGAACGCCTTGAAATGTATCTTCCCGTTCCCGGATATCACAATATCAATAACTGTTTGGCGTCTTTTGCGGTTTGCCATGCATTAGGCCATGATATTTATCAGCCAAAAGAAGTGTTTTCTTCCTTTCGGCTTCCGCACATGAGAATTGAGCATCAACGCATGGGAAACATTACCTTTATTAATGATGCATACAATGCAAACCCTGAATCAGTTCGGGCAGCGCTGGATTATCTTAAAGAGATTGATGTGAAGGGCAGAAAGGTGTTTATTTGTGGCGATATGCTGGAATTAGGAACTAAGGCGGTTCAATTCCATAGAGAAATAGGGGAAAGGGTTGCCGGTCTCGGCATTGATGCATTGTGGACGGTAGGAAAATATGCTGCGGAAATTGCAAAGGCGGCAAAATTGGCCGGTATGCCGGAGCGGTGTGTCCTGAGCTTTCAGGATGTGGCTGATATTACTGTTTCCGAAATGAACGAATTCAGGGAAGATGATACGGTGTTAATCAAGGGTTCCCGGGGGATGCATATGGAAAAAATCATCGAGAAGTACAAAATGGCGCGGAAAGGGTGCATTCATTCAACGTCAGATGCTTTAATTGGGATTTAG
- the queA gene encoding tRNA preQ1(34) S-adenosylmethionine ribosyltransferase-isomerase QueA yields MCTKLSDYEYDLPKELIAQQPLENREDARLLILYRNSGKIEHRRFYEITEYLCPGDFLVLNNTKVIPALLSGKRVSGASLELLLTEERKESQWKALIRSNAKLKAGEEIYIADNILSAKLLKKGEDGSWLIQFDNGYPIKDLLLRTGKMPLPPYIKRTDNNGTCYSSDKERYQTVFAQKEGAIAAPTAGLHFSHSTLERIKKYGAEIGFVTLHVGMGTFLPIKTDDIRKHQMHKEYYECPREIMDKIKETKGHRHRVIAVGSTSCRVLESVAMHNETPQTSGWTNLFIYPPYHFRYVDVLLTNFHLPRTTLLALVCAFAGRENILNAYEIAKNKGYRFFSYGDCMMIM; encoded by the coding sequence ATGTGTACTAAGCTATCCGATTACGAGTACGATCTTCCTAAAGAATTGATCGCACAGCAACCTTTAGAAAACCGTGAAGATGCGAGATTGTTGATATTGTACCGGAACTCTGGAAAAATCGAACATCGTAGATTTTATGAAATCACTGAATATCTCTGCCCGGGAGATTTCCTCGTTCTGAACAACACGAAGGTAATACCGGCATTGCTATCGGGAAAAAGAGTCAGTGGCGCATCCCTTGAATTGTTACTTACCGAGGAAAGGAAAGAAAGCCAATGGAAGGCCTTAATCAGATCAAACGCTAAATTAAAGGCAGGGGAGGAAATTTATATTGCCGACAACATCCTTTCTGCAAAACTCCTCAAGAAAGGCGAAGACGGTTCATGGCTTATTCAATTTGATAATGGTTACCCTATCAAAGACCTGCTTCTTAGAACCGGGAAAATGCCCTTACCCCCGTATATAAAACGTACTGACAATAACGGGACATGTTACTCTTCCGATAAGGAACGATACCAGACGGTATTTGCTCAAAAAGAAGGGGCGATTGCTGCACCCACAGCGGGCTTGCACTTCAGCCACAGCACTCTTGAGAGGATAAAAAAATACGGAGCAGAGATCGGATTTGTTACATTGCATGTCGGTATGGGGACATTCCTACCCATTAAGACAGATGATATCAGGAAACATCAGATGCATAAAGAATACTATGAATGCCCCAGAGAGATTATGGATAAAATAAAAGAAACGAAAGGACATCGGCATCGTGTAATCGCTGTCGGAAGTACCTCGTGCCGTGTTCTGGAGTCCGTTGCCATGCACAACGAAACTCCCCAAACCTCCGGCTGGACAAATCTCTTTATTTACCCACCGTATCATTTTCGGTATGTCGATGTTTTGCTTACCAATTTTCACCTTCCCAGAACCACTTTACTAGCGCTGGTTTGTGCCTTTGCGGGAAGGGAAAACATCTTAAACGCCTATGAAATAGCAAAAAACAAAGGTTACCGCTTTTTCAGCTACGGTGATTGCATGATGATCATGTAG
- the rsmH gene encoding 16S rRNA (cytosine(1402)-N(4))-methyltransferase RsmH: MEYTADDRVHIPVLAEEVVDYLQPQSGHIILDGTVGSGGHAMRIMEKIQPDGLLIGVDKDMEILRIAKQTLSKTVGTFRLYHADYSEVNEVLRQAGVVKVDGVLLDLGASSMQFDQAERGFSFAKEGPLDMRMDRSGGRTARDLIRRLSERELEDVLKRYGEERWSRRIARAVQREEREAGITSTRQLAAVVERVVPRGKSKIHPATRVFQALRIAVNKELEGLEVFLDTIHNYMTTGARIAIISFHSLEDRVVKKKFVERANHGLFRILTRKPVIPSEAEMEKNIRSRSAKLRAAERI, from the coding sequence ATGGAATATACGGCAGACGATCGTGTTCATATACCGGTACTAGCTGAAGAGGTTGTGGATTATTTACAACCGCAGTCAGGGCATATTATTTTAGATGGTACGGTGGGTAGCGGCGGACATGCAATGAGAATCATGGAAAAAATTCAACCTGACGGATTGCTGATCGGTGTTGATAAAGACATGGAAATATTGCGCATTGCAAAGCAAACGTTATCGAAAACAGTGGGTACTTTCAGGCTTTATCATGCTGATTATTCCGAAGTCAACGAAGTGTTACGCCAGGCAGGGGTTGTTAAAGTGGATGGCGTGTTGCTTGATTTGGGGGCGTCTTCTATGCAGTTTGATCAGGCAGAACGTGGTTTTAGTTTCGCGAAGGAAGGGCCACTTGATATGAGAATGGACCGATCGGGGGGGAGGACAGCACGGGATTTAATCCGGAGGTTATCTGAACGGGAATTGGAAGACGTATTGAAAAGATATGGCGAAGAGCGATGGTCACGGAGAATTGCAAGAGCTGTACAAAGGGAGGAAAGAGAGGCAGGAATTACTTCAACACGACAACTGGCTGCGGTTGTTGAACGGGTAGTTCCGCGGGGTAAGAGTAAAATCCACCCTGCAACACGAGTATTCCAGGCCCTGAGAATTGCGGTAAATAAGGAACTGGAGGGTTTAGAAGTTTTTTTAGATACGATCCACAATTACATGACGACAGGGGCTCGCATCGCCATTATCAGTTTTCATTCCCTTGAGGATCGTGTGGTAAAGAAAAAATTTGTAGAACGTGCTAACCATGGATTATTCAGGATACTTACGAGAAAGCCGGTAATTCCCAGCGAGGCTGAGATGGAAAAAAATATTCGATCCAGGAGTGCGAAACTAAGGGCGGCAGAAAGGATTTAA
- a CDS encoding adenosylcobalamin-dependent ribonucleoside-diphosphate reductase, producing MAEKITAGKPTVSLSSNARLVLEKRYLKKDISGRTVESPEEMFRRIAKNIASVDLLYDKGADIVSREEQFYTLLASLRFLPNSPTLMNAGRDLQQLFGCFVLPIEDSVESIFEAVKQAALIHKSGGGTGFSFSRIRPKNDTVSTSGGRASGPISFMKVFNEATEAINQGGFRRGANMAVLRIDHPDIRDFITAKRVEGVLTNFNISVGITDVFMQAVEKNEAFPLINPRTKAVATTVNARNLFEQIVHSAWENGEPGILFLDTINAANPTPALGEIEGTNPCGEQPLLPFEACVLGSVNLSRMTKRKGKTYEIDWDRLANTTRLAVHFLDNIIDINKYPLPQIEHLTKGNRKIGLGIMGLADLFIKLGISYNSEKAIQCTDEVMRFFSQNANDASVKLAEERGTFPNYQKSIYAARHAPHFRNATRTTIAPTGTISIIAHCSSGIEPVFAVAYTRHVLVEGGLPEIHPIFKHLAKTRGFYSERLMEEVSREGSLTNIHEIPEDVKKIFITAREVSPEHQVKIQATCQKYIDSGVSKTINFSKESTEDDVRNVFLLAYKNGCKGITVYRNKSRVSQVLSVECTCTKELIK from the coding sequence ATGGCAGAAAAAATTACAGCGGGAAAACCGACCGTTTCTTTGTCATCCAATGCCCGATTGGTGCTTGAAAAAAGATATTTAAAAAAGGATATTTCCGGACGAACCGTTGAATCACCAGAAGAGATGTTCCGCCGGATCGCAAAAAACATCGCATCCGTGGATTTACTTTACGACAAAGGGGCTGACATTGTATCGCGGGAAGAACAATTTTATACCCTTTTGGCGTCCCTCCGATTTCTGCCAAACTCCCCGACCCTGATGAATGCAGGAAGAGACCTGCAACAGCTATTTGGATGTTTCGTGCTCCCCATCGAAGATTCGGTAGAAAGCATCTTTGAGGCCGTCAAACAAGCGGCTTTAATCCACAAAAGCGGAGGTGGCACCGGCTTTTCGTTTTCGCGCATTCGACCAAAAAATGACACGGTAAGTACTTCTGGTGGTCGCGCCAGCGGTCCCATTTCCTTCATGAAGGTCTTCAATGAGGCAACTGAGGCTATTAACCAGGGAGGTTTCCGGCGCGGAGCAAACATGGCGGTATTGCGGATTGATCACCCAGATATCCGCGATTTCATTACTGCAAAACGGGTCGAAGGGGTATTAACCAATTTTAATATCTCCGTCGGTATTACTGATGTATTTATGCAGGCCGTAGAAAAAAATGAAGCCTTTCCGTTGATCAATCCCAGAACAAAAGCAGTTGCAACGACTGTAAACGCAAGAAATCTTTTTGAACAAATTGTACATTCTGCATGGGAAAATGGGGAACCAGGCATCCTGTTTCTGGATACCATTAATGCCGCCAATCCGACGCCGGCTCTTGGAGAAATCGAAGGAACAAATCCCTGCGGAGAACAACCGCTGTTGCCGTTTGAGGCATGTGTCCTGGGATCTGTTAATCTCTCCAGGATGACAAAACGAAAGGGAAAAACCTATGAAATTGATTGGGATCGCCTTGCAAATACTACCCGTCTTGCAGTGCATTTTCTCGATAATATCATAGACATAAATAAATATCCTTTACCCCAAATCGAGCATCTGACAAAGGGCAATCGGAAGATAGGTCTCGGAATCATGGGACTTGCTGATTTGTTTATCAAACTTGGTATTTCATACAATTCCGAGAAGGCTATTCAATGCACCGATGAAGTCATGCGCTTTTTTTCTCAGAACGCAAATGACGCCTCTGTCAAACTTGCGGAAGAGCGTGGCACCTTTCCGAACTATCAAAAAAGCATTTATGCCGCGAGACATGCCCCTCATTTTAGAAATGCGACACGAACTACGATCGCACCAACCGGTACCATCAGTATCATCGCGCATTGCTCCAGCGGTATTGAACCTGTCTTTGCCGTTGCTTATACCAGGCACGTTCTGGTAGAAGGCGGATTGCCGGAAATACATCCTATTTTCAAACACCTTGCAAAGACAAGGGGGTTTTATTCAGAAAGGCTGATGGAGGAAGTCTCAAGGGAGGGATCTCTAACAAATATTCACGAGATACCAGAAGATGTAAAAAAAATATTTATCACTGCGCGGGAGGTTTCTCCGGAGCATCAGGTAAAAATTCAGGCGACATGTCAAAAATACATTGATAGCGGTGTATCAAAAACCATTAATTTCTCAAAAGAGTCCACGGAAGATGATGTAAGAAATGTGTTCTTATTAGCTTATAAAAACGGGTGTAAGGGAATCACGGTATATAGAAACAAAAGCCGTGTGTCACAAGTTCTTTCCGTTGAGTGTACTTGTACAAAAGAGCTGATAAAATAA
- a CDS encoding UDP-N-acetylmuramoyl-L-alanyl-D-glutamate--2,6-diaminopimelate ligase, which produces MFIKLSELCSCLKECNSFDFVETEVQGITHDSRRVKKGYVFVAIKGYKVDGHDFGLQASAQGAVALVVEKKIELSSPIPQIVVTNTRYALAVMSNRFYGEPSLRMEVIGITGTNGKTTTSYFTKSIIDASGNETGLIGTIQHQIGKRVIPAQETTPESVELHRYFAEMLESGIRYAIIEVSSHALSQYRVEGVCFRSAIFTNLSVEHLDYHMHIRNYRAEKLKLFKGLSSGGIAILNADDNASKHFSECTNAQVVWYGIKKKGAEVTAEILQAGVSTTRILLNSPWGKIPIQLPLIGKHNVYNALAAAANGLALGFTLDTVKTGIELLPAVPGRLERVDCGQDYSVYVDFAHTHQALQIVLRTLREVTKGRLILVFGCGGDRDRKKRPKMGHIAGKYSDLFWITSDNPRSEDPGDIIREIQGGVKKEACFRIQADRKAAIKEAISEAKKDDVVIIAGKGHEQGQITKGVTIPFDDREVVRQTLQSSMVSESKKQNTYGSPVFQ; this is translated from the coding sequence ATGTTTATCAAATTAAGTGAGCTGTGTTCCTGTTTGAAAGAATGCAACTCTTTTGATTTCGTCGAGACAGAAGTGCAGGGGATAACTCACGATTCCCGGAGAGTAAAAAAGGGTTACGTGTTTGTTGCTATAAAAGGCTATAAGGTAGACGGACATGATTTCGGTTTGCAAGCAAGTGCGCAAGGCGCTGTTGCCCTTGTTGTGGAAAAAAAGATCGAGCTGTCTTCGCCAATACCCCAGATTGTGGTAACGAATACGCGTTATGCGTTGGCAGTCATGAGTAACCGTTTTTACGGAGAACCTTCTTTACGGATGGAAGTGATTGGCATTACCGGGACGAACGGTAAAACAACGACTTCCTATTTTACAAAGTCCATCATCGATGCCTCCGGCAATGAAACAGGACTGATCGGCACGATTCAGCATCAGATAGGCAAGCGAGTAATCCCGGCACAGGAAACCACCCCTGAATCGGTCGAATTGCATCGGTATTTTGCTGAGATGCTCGAATCAGGTATACGATATGCTATAATAGAAGTATCTTCTCATGCGCTTTCTCAGTATCGTGTCGAAGGGGTTTGTTTTCGTTCGGCAATTTTTACGAATTTATCTGTCGAGCACCTTGATTATCATATGCATATACGGAATTATAGAGCCGAAAAGCTTAAACTGTTTAAGGGATTGAGTTCAGGGGGGATCGCAATATTGAATGCTGATGATAATGCCAGCAAACATTTTTCCGAATGCACAAATGCCCAGGTAGTGTGGTATGGGATAAAAAAAAAGGGTGCAGAGGTAACGGCCGAGATACTTCAGGCAGGCGTTTCTACAACACGAATCTTACTGAATTCTCCCTGGGGGAAAATACCGATACAACTACCGTTGATCGGGAAGCATAACGTTTATAACGCACTGGCGGCAGCTGCAAATGGGTTGGCATTGGGTTTCACCCTGGATACTGTAAAAACCGGTATTGAATTGTTGCCTGCGGTACCCGGACGCCTGGAAAGGGTTGATTGCGGACAGGACTACTCTGTTTATGTTGATTTCGCCCATACCCATCAGGCGCTTCAAATAGTCTTACGTACCCTTCGGGAGGTTACGAAAGGACGTCTTATCCTGGTCTTCGGATGTGGTGGGGACAGAGACCGAAAAAAAAGGCCCAAGATGGGGCATATTGCAGGAAAATATTCAGACCTTTTTTGGATAACCAGTGATAATCCCCGTTCAGAAGATCCTGGCGATATTATCCGTGAGATTCAGGGAGGAGTAAAGAAAGAAGCTTGTTTCCGGATACAGGCTGATAGAAAGGCTGCCATTAAAGAGGCAATTTCAGAAGCAAAAAAGGACGATGTCGTCATTATTGCAGGAAAGGGCCATGAGCAAGGTCAGATAACAAAAGGAGTTACCATTCCCTTTGACGATCGTGAGGTTGTAAGGCAAACGTTGCAGAGTAGTATGGTATCGGAGAGCAAAAAACAAAATACGTATGGAAGCCCTGTATTTCAGTGA
- the mraZ gene encoding division/cell wall cluster transcriptional repressor MraZ, with the protein MFTGEYHHTIDDKNRLAIPVPLRDSIDTNVEGKGFFITRGLDGCLFMFTPSSWQSVVSKIEQHSFADMKARQFQRLFFSAAQKIPECDPQGRILIPQILKDYAKIKKNVVIAGLNRRIEIWNEKSWNDFTSEYGKAYEEIAEGLF; encoded by the coding sequence ATGTTCACCGGTGAATATCATCACACGATTGATGACAAAAACAGGCTTGCCATCCCTGTACCTCTTCGTGACAGTATTGATACGAATGTAGAGGGAAAAGGATTCTTCATAACCCGCGGGCTTGATGGATGCTTGTTCATGTTTACACCAAGTTCGTGGCAAAGTGTAGTTTCAAAAATAGAACAACACTCGTTTGCTGATATGAAGGCGCGCCAATTCCAGCGCCTTTTTTTTTCCGCTGCGCAAAAAATCCCTGAATGTGACCCACAAGGTCGTATACTAATTCCTCAAATCTTAAAAGACTATGCAAAGATTAAAAAGAACGTTGTTATTGCCGGGCTCAATAGGCGTATTGAAATATGGAATGAAAAAAGTTGGAATGATTTTACTTCAGAATACGGGAAGGCATATGAAGAAATTGCAGAAGGCTTATTTTAG
- a CDS encoding penicillin-binding protein 2: MKKHKFWTNITGILLIIAFLALAVHLGRIQLTDHEKYSRLARAQQCKKVELPARRGPILDRNGLALAESLQVESVYADPSEIEDISTAASRLSKVLKLNPVKLIKLLHKDKRFVWIKRKISDEELNAVAGLSLKGVYVKHEYHRFYPNGSLGSHILGFTNIDERGLEGIELAFDDVLSGEPGYKLINRDALQRQIITPDAEIRLPRHGNKVVLTIDANIQRLTEEELETACEKWKPLSATAVVMNPMNGEVLAMANYPTYDPNHFKKYPPYARRNLAITDSYEPGSLMKPIVLSGIFEYGLAKPDDVVFCDNGVAVIEGRRLRDTHGYGNLTISDIIAYSSNIGMAKVGLRMGNEKMYRYLKQFNFGEKTGIELPGEIGGVFRPLKQWSRKYSLISISIGHEIAVTPLQFINAFCCIPNGGQWVRPKITMATISTDDKRKRELQPVHDMKRVMSSDVARAIMNPILMKVVTDGTGENANLLEYEVAGKTGTSQKVQSDGSYAHDKHVGSFIAYAPAERPRICVLVMINEPQKGAYYGGTVAAPVVREVILRSLIYLGEEPARFKMAMQ; this comes from the coding sequence TTGAAAAAGCATAAATTTTGGACGAATATTACGGGCATTCTTCTTATTATAGCCTTTCTTGCTTTAGCTGTTCATCTCGGACGTATTCAGCTGACCGATCACGAAAAATACAGTAGATTAGCAAGGGCGCAGCAATGTAAAAAGGTTGAATTGCCGGCAAGAAGAGGGCCGATTTTAGATCGAAACGGACTTGCCCTCGCAGAATCTTTGCAAGTGGAGTCCGTGTATGCAGATCCCTCTGAAATTGAAGATATTTCCACTGCTGCATCTCGACTAAGCAAGGTTTTAAAGCTTAACCCTGTGAAATTGATAAAACTTCTGCATAAGGACAAACGATTTGTTTGGATTAAACGGAAGATAAGTGATGAAGAGCTTAATGCCGTCGCAGGATTATCTTTAAAGGGGGTCTATGTAAAACACGAATATCATCGTTTTTATCCTAACGGGAGTCTTGGAAGCCACATTCTTGGATTTACCAATATTGACGAGAGAGGACTCGAGGGCATTGAGTTAGCATTCGATGACGTGTTATCGGGGGAACCAGGATATAAGCTGATTAATCGGGATGCACTGCAACGTCAAATTATTACTCCAGACGCAGAGATCCGGTTGCCGCGACACGGGAACAAGGTTGTTCTGACAATAGACGCTAACATTCAGCGCCTTACGGAAGAAGAGCTTGAAACTGCTTGTGAAAAATGGAAACCATTGTCCGCAACGGCGGTTGTCATGAATCCCATGAACGGTGAAGTGCTGGCAATGGCTAATTACCCCACCTATGATCCAAACCATTTCAAAAAGTATCCTCCCTATGCAAGGAGAAATTTGGCTATTACGGATAGCTACGAGCCTGGTTCATTGATGAAACCGATCGTGCTTTCAGGCATCTTTGAGTACGGTCTCGCAAAACCTGATGATGTTGTTTTTTGCGATAATGGCGTTGCCGTGATAGAGGGGAGAAGATTGCGCGATACTCATGGATACGGGAATCTTACGATTTCTGATATCATTGCCTATTCAAGTAATATAGGAATGGCTAAGGTGGGATTGCGTATGGGAAATGAAAAGATGTACCGGTATCTTAAACAATTCAATTTTGGCGAGAAAACAGGGATCGAACTTCCCGGTGAAATAGGTGGTGTCTTTCGTCCCCTGAAACAATGGTCAAGGAAATATTCTCTCATATCCATTTCGATAGGACATGAGATTGCGGTTACCCCGCTTCAGTTTATCAACGCGTTTTGTTGCATTCCAAATGGTGGACAATGGGTCAGGCCAAAAATTACTATGGCAACGATAAGCACAGATGATAAAAGGAAAAGAGAACTCCAGCCGGTGCACGATATGAAACGGGTAATGAGTTCAGATGTTGCGCGCGCAATCATGAATCCTATTTTGATGAAGGTCGTTACTGATGGAACGGGGGAGAACGCAAACCTCCTGGAGTATGAGGTTGCGGGAAAAACGGGGACATCACAGAAAGTCCAGAGTGACGGAAGCTATGCTCATGATAAACACGTGGGCTCTTTTATTGCCTACGCACCTGCCGAGCGACCTCGCATTTGTGTGTTAGTTATGATAAACGAGCCTCAAAAGGGTGCGTACTATGGCGGTACGGTTGCTGCTCCTGTTGTCCGGGAGGTCATCCTCCGATCACTTATTTATCTTGGCGAGGAGCCAGCGAGGTTTAAAATGGCGATGCAATGA